The Pseudodesulfovibrio cashew genomic sequence TCTGAATTTGCATCGGGCGAACCGCGTAAAGCGGTTCGCCTTTTTTTTGCGCTCTGTGCGGTGCTGAAGGCAGAGTCCTTTCTCCCATTACCCATCAGATAGTGGGATTCAGGATTTGTGTATGACTCGGAACTGATTATTCCTAACATCTCCTCGAATCGGGATTCTAGAGATGAGTACACACGACTGCGAACGGCCTTCTCTGAAGAGCTCAGGCTGTTCGTTGTCAGCACAGATAATGTGGGAGGGTGTCCTTCTTGGTGATGCTGCGGAAGACTATGCATAGAGAGGGAAGTGGCGCCTGCTAAAACAAACAGCTCCATGCCTACGATGAGGCATGGAGCTGTTTGGGGTGTTTCTGGAAAGCGGGATCAGGCCTTGAAACGATAGCCTACCCCGCGGACAGTCTCAATGAAGGATGCGTAAGGTCCGAGCTTCTGGCGCAGGCGGCGGACATGAGTATCCACCGTGCGGGAGTAGCCTTCGAAGTGGGTGTCCCAGACCGTGTCCAGGAGGTTGTCGCGGGTCTGGACTTTGCCTGCGCCGGAAATGAGGACGGTGAGGAGCTTGAACTCCGTGGCGGTGAGGGAAATCTCCTCATCGTCCACACTGAGCTGGTGGGCTTCGAAGTCAACCCTCAGGCCGTTGCGCTCCCACTGCTTGGGGGCGTCGGGTTCGGGGGCGCCGGAGCGGCGCAGCACGGCCTTAATGCGCAGAATCAATTCGCGGGGTGAAAAGGGTTTGACCACGTAGTCGTCGGCTCCCAGCTCAAGGCCGACTATCTTGTCGACCTCTTCGCCCTTGGCAGTGAGCATGATGACGGGGATACGCGAGAGTGAGGGGTCGCTTTTAAGTTGGCGGCATGTTTCCAGGCCGTCCATGCCGGGCATCATGAGATCGAGGAGAACGATGTCCGGCTTGAAGGCGGCAGCGAGATTCAGCCCGCCCTGGCCATCCTCGGCCACGGCAACGTCAAATCCGGCTGAGGCGAGATTGTATTTGAGCAATTCCCTGGTGTCACGGTGGTCTTCGACAACCAGAACCTTCTGTGCAGACACGAGCGCTTCTCCTTCGGTGGAATGGATTGTTACGGCCTGCTATAGCCCATATTCTGTTAAGTCAGTGTTACGGGACCGTAACTTTATCGAAACGAAATGTCATATATTTTTGGGCTTGTCGTTTCTGGCATGTCCAGGCAGCGAGGAAATGAGGCCCCCGGATAAGTAGCGGGCCTAAAGCGTGTTCTTGGAAAAGTGCGGTAATTTACCCTTAAGAGGAATGGCGGGCGGACCGATAGTACAAGCAGGAAATGAAACTCGCATAATACGGACGGAGACGATCATGTATTACTACGGATTCGATAAGAAATTTCCCTCGGGAAGCAAGTACTGGTCGATATATGACGACCAACTCATCGGCATGCTGTTTTCGAAGATCGTGAACAAGACGATGTCTCTGGAACAGCACGATGCAAACACCGAGGAGTTAGTAGACGAGATGGTCCACAACCTGTTCGATTTGTGCTTTTACATCAACAAGGATTTCCACGACTGCTAGCGGTGGTTTGATTACGTCTCGAGCTCCCGGGAAAGTTGCGGCAAGGACGGCATAACGCCGTGGCTTGCCGTTTTCTTTTGGAGACCAAGCAGGTTGACTCGGTTCAAGTCGGGTGCTTTGTTTTTCGGATGTCGCGGGGCTTTCCAGTATTCGAGGGGAGAATAGGGTGAGGATGCAGGCGAAACTTACGGTTGTGTTGGTGGCCATTGGACTCTTTAGCTGCTGCACAGTGGGGTTCATGGCTTTTTATCTGGTCGAGCGCGACTTTCAGCATGCCGCCCAGCGACAGGCGTTTCAAGGCTTCGTGCTGGACTTCAAGGACTACTGGACTACGTATGGCGGCTGGAAGGCGGCCCGCAGGGCCGAAACATTCGACAGTTTCGTGCGTCGAAATCACAGAAAGCACCTGCCCCGCGTCCCACGTGAAGGACAGCCGCTCGGAGACCGCTGGCTCAACCCTCCGTTCAGGTATGTTGTGATGGATGGAAAGGGGATGGTGATCATGGGCGCCGGGATATACGAAGAGGGGGCCATTGCTCCGGATGAAGTGCGCCAGCGAGCCGTTCCCATAGAAATAGGCGGTCAGGCCGTTGCATGGGCCGATAGAGTTGGCATGGCCTCGTTGAGTCCCCAGGATGTCCGCTATCTTGGGGCCGTGGGCGAATCCCTGGTCAAGGGCGCAGGCATCGCCATCGGTCTGTCGATCATCCTGGGGCTTGTTTTCGGGCGCGGATTGAGCCGTTCGGTGAGCAAGCTCACCTCGGCCATCAGAAAGATGCAGGAGTCCAGGGAGGAAGAGCACCATGTGGACATACCTTCCGATGACGAGCTGGGGGAACTGGCGGATGCGTTCAATGCCATGAGCAGCGAGCTGGCCGTTGCACACAGAGAGTTGCGTCAGCTGAGCGTTCGGGACCCGCTGACGGCTTTGTACAACCGGAGGCACTTCGATGAGCAGGCCGCGCAACTTTGCCGGCAGGCAGACCGTTATGGCTCTCCCCTGTCTCTCATGATCGGTGATCTGGACCACTTCAAGCAGATCAATGACGAGTTTTCCCACAAGATGGGAGACAAGGTGCTGCGGATCGTGGCGTCCATCATGACGGAAACCACACGGGAAAGCGACGTCGTTGCCCGTTTCGGCGGCGAGGAGTTCGTGGTGCTGTTCCCAAACACGTCATGCCCGCAGGCTGCCGTTTCCTGCGAGCACATTCGAAAAAGCATAGAAGCGTACCCTTGGCATGAACTGGACCCGAGGCTCGCGGTGACCATGAGCATGGGGGTGAGCGGGGAATCCTGTGACGGTGTCAACGGGCTGTTGTCCGCAGCGGACTCCCTGCTTTACCAGGCGAAGCGGGACGGCAGGAACCGGGTGGCCTGCCCGTCGGATCACGCCTGACCGGATCAGTCCGCCAGGCAGGTCTTGACCGCCGTGATCACGTCCTCCACGTCTTCGTCCGTCAGCTTGGGCGAGAGCGGCAGGCTGATGGTCTGGCGGCCGATGGCCACGGCGTGGGGGGTGTCTTCCAGCTTCCAGCCGAACCGTTCCTGATAGTAGGGGTGCTCCGGGACGGCCAGATAGTGAACGCCGCAACCGATGTTCTCACGGTTCATGCGCATCAGGAACTCGTCACGGTCGATGCCGCAGGGCACCGGGTCAATCAGCAGGGTGTAGAGATGCCTGGCGTGGCGGGTGCCCGGCTCTTCGGGCGCGGGCTGTCCCACGGGCAGGGTGCGGAAAGCCTCCTGGTAGCGGTCCCATATCTCGCAGCGTCGGACAAAGCACTGCTCTACGCGCTTGAGCTGGTGGATGCCGATGGCGGCCTGGATGTCCATCATGTTGTATTTGAATCCGGCGTGTATCACCTGGTAGTGCTTGTATCCGTCGTCCGAGAAACGTTTCCATGCGTCGGCGGACATGCCGTGCAGCCCCAGCACCTTGACGTTCCTGATGTCCTCTTCCTCGCGGGCGATGACCATGCCGCCCTCGCCGGTGCAGACGTTCTTGGTGACGTAAAAGGAGAAGCAGCCGAAATCGCCGAAGGTCCCGGCGTGTTGTCCTTTGTAGGTGGTCTCGATGGCGTGGGCGCAGTCCTCCACCACCTTGAGGCCATGTTCGCGGGCAATGGCCATGATGGGGTCCATGTCGCAGGCGCGTCCGGCGAAGTGGACCGGCAGGATGGCCCGGGTGCGGTCCGTGATCTTTTCGCGGATGCGATCCGGGTCTATGTTCATGGTCACCGGGTCCACATCCGCCAGGACAGGCGTGCAGCCGGCGTGGATGATGGCGTTGACCGAGGCGCAGAAGGTCAGCGGGGTGGTGATGACCTCGTCGCCGGGCTTCAGGCCCAGCGCCACGAGGCTCAGGTGCAGGGCTGCGGTGCAGGAGTTGCAGGCCGCAGCGTATCCCCCGCCGAGGTAAGCGGCGAAATCGGACTCGAACCGGGCCACCTTGGGGCCGGTCCCGAGCCAGCCGGACCGCATTGATGCAGCCACTTCGTCTATTTCGTCCTGCTCGATAAGCGGGGCTCCGAAAACCAGAAAATTATCTTTGGTACGAACGGGCATGTTCGCGATACTCCTTGGAAGGGTTGTGTGTGCGCGAGCAGTAGCAGATATTGCGCAAGGGGTAAATATCGACTAGTGACGGGGGGAGGCTGGCGCTGCCGCCAAAACCCCGGCCGCCAAAGGATATGGTTTGAATTTTCTGCTCCTGGCTTCCGCTCTCGCACCTTCCGCCATACTGCTCTGGCTGTTTCTCTCCAGCGACGAATATCCGGAGCCGCCCCACGTGGTCCTGACTACCTTTCTGCTCGGATTCCTGCTCGGTCCGGGGCTGCTGGTGTTCTTTGCATATCTGGAGCCGTTCATTGGCGGCCTGACTTCGACCAATCCCTACATCTACGGCGCTGGCGCGGCCTTTCTCATGGCCGCCGTGCCGGAAGAGATCGGCAAGTTTCTGATCCTGCGCTGCTACGCCATCCCGCACCGGGAATTTGACGAACCCATGGACGGCATCGTCTACGGCGTGACCGCTTCCCTGGGCTTCGCCACCATGGAGAATCTCATCTACGTGTACCAGGGCGGATTGCAGACAGCCCTGTGGCGAGCCGTGACTTCGCTCCCCTGCCATGCCATGCTCGGCGCCATCATGGGCTACCATGCTGGCCGGGCGGTTTTTTCCACCCATACGCGGCGTTCATCCTATTTCAAGGCGCTGCTCATTCCGATCGCGCTTCACGGTCTGTTCGACCTAGCTCCCCTGACCTTTCGTGCAGCGGGCAAGCTTGGAACGCCCATCTCGCCCTGGGCCGGTTACGCACTGAGCCTGCTGTTTCTGGCGGTGGTCAGGCAGGAGGTGGTGCTCGCGGCCAAGGCCACGGGCACGCTCAGGGCCTGGCAGCGAAGGGGAAGGGGCCCCCGGTTCGTGTTCGAGGGTGCCTGGCGGCCGTTCAAAAAGGCGGGGCGGGCCGCAGTGGCTCCGGCCCAAAGCCTCGAGCGGAACATGGAGCGGCTGGGCCGGGAGGTGCTCGGCGCGGGGAACAGGGCAGCTTCCGCCCGCGTCATGGCGGTGATTTTCACCAGCGCCTGTCTGGTCTGCCTGGTCGCGCTGGTCTGGGTGGCGGCCACCGGCAGCCCCGGTTTGATGGAGTTATTCATATTGGGTGGGTTGTCCACCCTGTTCGGCATGCATGCGGTTAACTATCTGGTACGGACGGAAGAACCGGGATCGGCGGAATCGCCGAATACCGGGGGGCGACCGGACGGAGAGTAGCGGTTTCGTCATGGTTGGTGACGATCGGGAAACGCCCTAATACCGCA encodes the following:
- a CDS encoding response regulator; protein product: MSAQKVLVVEDHRDTRELLKYNLASAGFDVAVAEDGQGGLNLAAAFKPDIVLLDLMMPGMDGLETCRQLKSDPSLSRIPVIMLTAKGEEVDKIVGLELGADDYVVKPFSPRELILRIKAVLRRSGAPEPDAPKQWERNGLRVDFEAHQLSVDDEEISLTATEFKLLTVLISGAGKVQTRDNLLDTVWDTHFEGYSRTVDTHVRRLRQKLGPYASFIETVRGVGYRFKA
- a CDS encoding DegT/DnrJ/EryC1/StrS family aminotransferase translates to MPVRTKDNFLVFGAPLIEQDEIDEVAASMRSGWLGTGPKVARFESDFAAYLGGGYAAACNSCTAALHLSLVALGLKPGDEVITTPLTFCASVNAIIHAGCTPVLADVDPVTMNIDPDRIREKITDRTRAILPVHFAGRACDMDPIMAIAREHGLKVVEDCAHAIETTYKGQHAGTFGDFGCFSFYVTKNVCTGEGGMVIAREEEDIRNVKVLGLHGMSADAWKRFSDDGYKHYQVIHAGFKYNMMDIQAAIGIHQLKRVEQCFVRRCEIWDRYQEAFRTLPVGQPAPEEPGTRHARHLYTLLIDPVPCGIDRDEFLMRMNRENIGCGVHYLAVPEHPYYQERFGWKLEDTPHAVAIGRQTISLPLSPKLTDEDVEDVITAVKTCLAD
- a CDS encoding GGDEF domain-containing protein, with protein sequence MAFYLVERDFQHAAQRQAFQGFVLDFKDYWTTYGGWKAARRAETFDSFVRRNHRKHLPRVPREGQPLGDRWLNPPFRYVVMDGKGMVIMGAGIYEEGAIAPDEVRQRAVPIEIGGQAVAWADRVGMASLSPQDVRYLGAVGESLVKGAGIAIGLSIILGLVFGRGLSRSVSKLTSAIRKMQESREEEHHVDIPSDDELGELADAFNAMSSELAVAHRELRQLSVRDPLTALYNRRHFDEQAAQLCRQADRYGSPLSLMIGDLDHFKQINDEFSHKMGDKVLRIVASIMTETTRESDVVARFGGEEFVVLFPNTSCPQAAVSCEHIRKSIEAYPWHELDPRLAVTMSMGVSGESCDGVNGLLSAADSLLYQAKRDGRNRVACPSDHA
- a CDS encoding PrsW family intramembrane metalloprotease: MNFLLLASALAPSAILLWLFLSSDEYPEPPHVVLTTFLLGFLLGPGLLVFFAYLEPFIGGLTSTNPYIYGAGAAFLMAAVPEEIGKFLILRCYAIPHREFDEPMDGIVYGVTASLGFATMENLIYVYQGGLQTALWRAVTSLPCHAMLGAIMGYHAGRAVFSTHTRRSSYFKALLIPIALHGLFDLAPLTFRAAGKLGTPISPWAGYALSLLFLAVVRQEVVLAAKATGTLRAWQRRGRGPRFVFEGAWRPFKKAGRAAVAPAQSLERNMERLGREVLGAGNRAASARVMAVIFTSACLVCLVALVWVAATGSPGLMELFILGGLSTLFGMHAVNYLVRTEEPGSAESPNTGGRPDGE